In Rhodamnia argentea isolate NSW1041297 chromosome 11, ASM2092103v1, whole genome shotgun sequence, one genomic interval encodes:
- the LOC115755894 gene encoding ultraviolet-B receptor UVR8 isoform X1: MWSRIGNSKLRREIANRAIRRWSSASSSVEPSSGGRFAAVWGNGDYGRLGHGNLESQWRPKPVALSGFKQQSLKSIACGGAHTLFLTESGRVYATGLNDHGQLGISDDKMYTTEPVEVCGLPEEIVEISAGYHHSCAITVDGELYMWGNNSSGQLGLGKKSAKVVPVPTKVECLTGMFVKRAALGSEHSIAITDEGDALSWGDGGSGRLGHGHESSIFGFLGSSSEYTPRLIKKLEGLKVKNIAAGLLHSACIDENGSVFLFGEKALQKLGFGGDKNATTPSMIDELPYSEEVACGGYHTCVITCGGELYTWGSNENGCLGNGYKRLIKINMQHETSSLFQCYSQCSYWDDFELVMVRSTDVFHLPERVEGPFVKSPVSKVSCGWKHTAAISDGKVFTWGWGGSHGTFSEDGHSSGGQLGHGDDVDYIKPAMVYFAEPVKAVLVSCGFNHTGAIFEFAEA, translated from the exons ATGTGGAGCAGAATCGGGAATTCGAAGTTGAGAAGAGAAATCGCGAATCGAGCGATCAGGAGGTGGTCGTCGGCGTCGTCATCCGTCGAGCCGTCGAGTGGAGGGAGGTTCGCTGCAGTGTGGGGGAATGGGGATTACGGGAGATTGGGGCACGGCAATCTGGAGTCGCAGTGGAGGCCAAAGCCTGTTGCCCTTTCAGGGTTTAAGCAACAAAGTCTCAAGTCCATCGCTTGCGGCGGAGCTCACACCCTCTTCTTAACAG AATCTGGGCGAGTTTATGCAACTGGTCTGAATGATCATGGACAGCTTGGAATTTCAGATGATAAAATGTATACTACT GAGCCTGTAGAAGTTTGTGGACTGCCCGAAGAAattgttgaaatatctgctGGCTACCATCACTCTTGTGCCATCACAG TGGATGGAGAACTCTACATGTGGGGGAATAACTCAAGCGGACAGCTTGGCCTCGGAAAAA AATCTGCAAAAGTTGTCCCAGTACCAACTAAAGTGGAGTGCTTGACTGGAATGTTTGTAAAAAGGGCAGCTTTGGGCTCGGAGCATTCAATTGCTATCACAG ATGAAGGTGATGCTTTAAGCTGGGGAGATGGAGGATCTGGCAGACTTGGTCATGGACATGAATCAAGCATTTTCGGGTTTCTAGGAAGCAGCAG TGAATACACACCAAGGCTCATCAAGAAGCTTGAGGGGCTGAAG GTTAAAAATATTGCTGCTGGGCTGCTGCATTCAGCTTGCATAGATG AGAATGGATCTGTGTTCTTATTTGGTGAGAAAGCTTTACAAAAACTG GGATTTGGAGGGGATAAAAATGCAACAACTCCTTCCATGATTGATGAGCTACCGTACTCTGAAGAAGTTGCTTGTGGTGGCTATCACACATGCGTTATAACAT GTGGTGGGGAGCTTTATACATGGGGCTCGAATGAAAATGGCTGTCTGGGAAATGGGTACAAGC GACTTATTAAGATCAATATGCAGCATGAAACCTCCTCTCTTTTCCAGTGCTACTCTCAGTGTTcttattgggatgattttgaacTTGTTATGGTCAGGTCAACAGATGTCTTCCATTTACCTGAGAGAGTCGAGGGTCCTTTTGTCAAATCTCCTGTTAGCAAG GTATCCTGTGGTTGGAAGCATACAGCTGCTATCTCTG ATGGCAAAGTTTTCACCTGGGGTTGGGGAGGTTCTCATGGGACTTTTTCAGAAGATGGACATTCTTCTGGTGGACAGCTG GGCCATGGGGATGATGTGGACTACATAAAACCGGCAATGGTCTACTTTGCCGAGCCTGTGAAAGCAGTACTTGTATCATGCGGGTTCAACCACACTGGGGCAATATTTGAGTTCGCCGAAGCTTAG
- the LOC115755894 gene encoding ultraviolet-B receptor UVR8 isoform X2, which yields MWSRIGNSKLRREIANRAIRRWSSASSSVEPSSGGRFAAVWGNGDYGRLGHGNLESQWRPKPVALSGFKQQSLKSIACGGAHTLFLTESGRVYATGLNDHGQLGISDDKMYTTEPVEVCGLPEEIVEISAGYHHSCAITVDGELYMWGNNSSGQLGLGKKSAKVVPVPTKVECLTGMFVKRAALGSEHSIAITDEGDALSWGDGGSGRLGHGHESSIFGFLGSSSEYTPRLIKKLEGLKVKNIAAGLLHSACIDENGSVFLFGEKALQKLGFGGDKNATTPSMIDELPYSEEVACGGYHTCVITCGGELYTWGSNENGCLGNGSTDVFHLPERVEGPFVKSPVSKVSCGWKHTAAISDGKVFTWGWGGSHGTFSEDGHSSGGQLGHGDDVDYIKPAMVYFAEPVKAVLVSCGFNHTGAIFEFAEA from the exons ATGTGGAGCAGAATCGGGAATTCGAAGTTGAGAAGAGAAATCGCGAATCGAGCGATCAGGAGGTGGTCGTCGGCGTCGTCATCCGTCGAGCCGTCGAGTGGAGGGAGGTTCGCTGCAGTGTGGGGGAATGGGGATTACGGGAGATTGGGGCACGGCAATCTGGAGTCGCAGTGGAGGCCAAAGCCTGTTGCCCTTTCAGGGTTTAAGCAACAAAGTCTCAAGTCCATCGCTTGCGGCGGAGCTCACACCCTCTTCTTAACAG AATCTGGGCGAGTTTATGCAACTGGTCTGAATGATCATGGACAGCTTGGAATTTCAGATGATAAAATGTATACTACT GAGCCTGTAGAAGTTTGTGGACTGCCCGAAGAAattgttgaaatatctgctGGCTACCATCACTCTTGTGCCATCACAG TGGATGGAGAACTCTACATGTGGGGGAATAACTCAAGCGGACAGCTTGGCCTCGGAAAAA AATCTGCAAAAGTTGTCCCAGTACCAACTAAAGTGGAGTGCTTGACTGGAATGTTTGTAAAAAGGGCAGCTTTGGGCTCGGAGCATTCAATTGCTATCACAG ATGAAGGTGATGCTTTAAGCTGGGGAGATGGAGGATCTGGCAGACTTGGTCATGGACATGAATCAAGCATTTTCGGGTTTCTAGGAAGCAGCAG TGAATACACACCAAGGCTCATCAAGAAGCTTGAGGGGCTGAAG GTTAAAAATATTGCTGCTGGGCTGCTGCATTCAGCTTGCATAGATG AGAATGGATCTGTGTTCTTATTTGGTGAGAAAGCTTTACAAAAACTG GGATTTGGAGGGGATAAAAATGCAACAACTCCTTCCATGATTGATGAGCTACCGTACTCTGAAGAAGTTGCTTGTGGTGGCTATCACACATGCGTTATAACAT GTGGTGGGGAGCTTTATACATGGGGCTCGAATGAAAATGGCTGTCTGGGAAATGG GTCAACAGATGTCTTCCATTTACCTGAGAGAGTCGAGGGTCCTTTTGTCAAATCTCCTGTTAGCAAG GTATCCTGTGGTTGGAAGCATACAGCTGCTATCTCTG ATGGCAAAGTTTTCACCTGGGGTTGGGGAGGTTCTCATGGGACTTTTTCAGAAGATGGACATTCTTCTGGTGGACAGCTG GGCCATGGGGATGATGTGGACTACATAAAACCGGCAATGGTCTACTTTGCCGAGCCTGTGAAAGCAGTACTTGTATCATGCGGGTTCAACCACACTGGGGCAATATTTGAGTTCGCCGAAGCTTAG